The genomic stretch ACACGAGGAACGCATCAACGAGCTCTTGGATTTGATTGAAATGAAACCTTTTGCCAAAACCAAGGTGAAATACCTCAGCGGAGGACAACAACAACGCGTGGCACTTGCTCGGGTCTTGGCCCAAGAGCCAGAAATTTTGCTGCTGGACGAGCCTTTTGGGCACATTGATAATTTTAAGCGCAACTCGCTACGAAGAAATCTTTTTTTATATCTCAAAAAACAGGGCGTCACAGTACTAACGGCCAGTCACGACCCTAGTGATGTATTGCCTTTCGCAGAACGCACCTTGATTTTGGAGCAGGGACAGATCATTGCCAACGAGAACACTCAAGAACTCTACAAAAGACCGCCCAATTACTATACCGCATCATTGTTTGGGCAGGTGAACAAGGTACCTATGAAGTTGCTGAAATCCTATTCCGAAATTGATCGTTCCATTTTGGTGTATCCGCACGAGTTCAAATTTTCGGATTCATCCGGGCTAAAGGTCGAGGTGATTCACTCTTTTTTTAAAGGAAGTCATCACTTGAACGAAGGGGTTGCCGACGATGGCACCGTTATCTTTTTTAATTCTAATAAAAAGCAGGAAAAAGGAGTGACCATTTTTCTTAATGTATCTTTGGAAACCATCAACAGAAGGCTTCAGGTTGGACAAAAAACAAATACATAGAGAGCTTCAGTTTAAGGCGATGCGGAGTAGCGGAGCTGGCGGACAACACGTGAACAAGGTTTCCTCCAAAGTGGAGCTTACGTTCAACATCCCTGCATCAGAAGGACTATCGGAACGCGAAAAACAGCGGATTCAATTAAAACTCAAATCCAGGTTGACCAACGATGGCGCCATCGTTCTTCAATGTGATGAAGCCCGGAGTCAGCACCGGAACAAGGACCTAGTGGTGAAGCGATTTTTTGAAATATTGAAAAATGCGCTTGTAGTTCCCAAGAAACGAAAACCGACCAAACCGACGAAGTCTTCCAAAGAAAAGCGGTTAAAGTCCAAAAAGATGACCGCGGACAAAAAAGCTTCGCGCAAAAAACCAGATCTGGGCAAATAAGAATTTGATGGTTTTGCATCCTTCAGATCATAAACCCATCAAAAAAATTAAGTCCGAGACATTTCCCATGTATCCAATTTAATATCCTCGCCACAAATGCTTAATTTTCAGTCAAATTATAACTAATTCAAAAAAATGATTTCTAAAACAGCAAACCTCAAAACATTGCTGCTCCTCGCAGTGATGTCTTTGTCCTGCGCTGCATTTTCAGTAGCACAAAATGTTCCCTCCCCAAAAGATGTTCTCGGCTTTGAACTGGGAGATGATTACAAACTGGCCGATTATTCACAAATTGAAGATTACCTGATTAAGCTGGACAATGCTTCCGAACGGGTTAAAATGCAGGAAATCGGGGAAACCGTACTGGGCAGAAAAATGTACATTGTGTTTGTTTCCACCGAAGAAAACCTACGTCAACTTGATAAATGGAAAGACATCAGCACCAAACTTGCAAGGGTGCAGGTCGACGATGATGATGCCGTTCGACTTTCGCAAGAAGGCAAGGCCATTGTTTGGGTGGATGGCGGAATCCACTCCACAGAACTGGCCGGCACCCAAGTAACTCCCGAGTTGGCATACACTTTGGCGACATCCGAATCCGAAGAAGTGAAAAAAATAAGGGAAAATGTGATAACGATCATTATGCCCAACATGAACCCCGATGGCCTCGACATCGTAACAGATTGGTATCGAAAAAACTTGGGAACACCTTATGAAACTTCTCGCCCTCCGATTTTATACCATCATTATGTGGGGCACGACAACAATAGGGATTGGTTTATGAACACTATGCCCGAAACCTATCACGTCACCCAAATTTTATATAACGAGTGGTACCCTCAAATTGTCTTTAATCACCATCAAACCTCACCTTCTTGGACCAAGATTTCCATTCCTCCCTACGCTGACCCGGTAAACCCAAAAATACATCCTGCCATTACTGCAAGTGTCAGCGAAGTCGGTTCTGCCATGTCCAAGCGTTTTTCCATGGAGAACATGCCCGGTGCCATAGCGGATAATTATTACACCATGTTCTGGAACGGTGGGGCACGTACCGTACCATACTACCACAACATGATCGGTATTTTGACCGAAACAGGACATGCTTCCCCCACCCCAAGGTATTACGACCCCGAAAAACTGCCTAAAACAGTCGCCGGAGGAACTCCTACGGATGGCACGGACATTATGTATCCAGACCCTTGGAAGGGTGGCGAATCCCATTTTAGGGATGCCGTGGATTATATGTTGACAGCAACCTGGGCCACTTTGGACCTAGCGGCCGACCGCAAGAGCAATTACCTTTATAATATTTATAAAATGGGTAAGTCAGCCGTGGAAAAAGGAAAGACAGGAGATCTGTTCGCTTATATCATCGATAAGGAGCAATGGGATTCTTTTGAAGCGGTAAACTTGGTAAACGTTTTGCTCCGCGGTGGAATCGAAGTTGAAAAAGCTACCAAAGACTTTACGGTCAATGGTAAAGAATACGAAGAAGGCTCTTATGTCATCTATACCGCCCAAGCCTTTAGACCGTATTTGTTGGATCTGATGGAAAAACAGGATTACCCAACCCGTTTTCAATATCCCGGCGGACCACCTGACACTCCCTACGATCTAGCTGGGTGGACATTGCCGTTGCAAATGGGCATTGATGTGGATAAAATTGCCGAGTCTTTCAATGCACCAACAGAAAAAGTTACAGGGCTTGTAAAACATTATGAAGGCGAAGTAAACAGAAACGGTTCCTTCGGCTATGCGTTGAGTGTTAACAGCAATGCCTCGGTATTGGCCACCAACAAAATATTGAAAGCTGGCGGAACGGCTTACAAAAGCATGGCGGAATTCAAAGCGGGCAAAGTAACACTTCCCGCTGGATCATATATTGTTTCCGGGGACAAAGAAATGGTGGAGTCCTTGGCCGATGAGTACGGACTTGAATTTACAGGATTGTCCGCCAAACCAGAAGTACAGTTGAAGAAAATCCATTTGCCCAAAGTGGGACTCTACAAATCCTGGGTGGCCAATATGGATGAAGGATGGACCCGTTTTGTAATGGACGAATACGAATTTGATATGGACACTTTGCACGATGCCGATATCAAAACCAAAGACTTGTCACAGTATGATGCCATCATCATCCCATCGCAAAGACCAGGTTCCATTTTACATGGACACTCAACTATGGACATGCCCGAAAAATTCACTGGAGGAATTGGGCTGAAGGGTTCCGTAGCTCTGAGCGACTATGTGGAAAATGGTGGGACTCTAATTGCCTTTGACGAGGCCAGTGACTTTGTTATCGAGCAATTTGGATTGCCTTTGCGCGACGCCGTGGCAGGTGCGGACAGCAACGACTTTTTTATTCCTGGATCTTTGATCAAGGCCGGTGTGGACACTTCCCATCCATTGGCATTTGGTATGAAGGATACCGTTGCCGTTTCTTTCAACAGAAGCAGGGCTTTTGCCATTGACAAACAAAGAAAATCCGGCGAAGGCGGTAAAGAAGACATTAAGGATGCACCCACACCCGAAGTTGAGGTAATCGCCACCTATGCCGCCAAAGACCTATTGATGAGCGGTTGGGCCATGGGCGAGGACCGATACATTGCCAAAAAACCTGCGATGGTGAAAGCCAAATACGGAAAAGGCTCGGCCATCTTGTTTGCCTTCCGTCCACAGTTTAGGGCACAACCAAGAGGTACCTATAAATTGATTTTCAATGCAATCTATGAGGGTGCTTCGGAGTAGCAGAAATATATGTATAAAAAGAAAGCCGCATCAAGTTGATGCGGCTTTTTTTATTCCCTCACCCAACACCATTCCAAGGTTTCGGTCTCTTCCAGTTCCTTTTTAAAATCTTCCCCGGTCTCCAAAGCATCGCTCACAGACAATCGGGTAAAGGCACTTAAATCAAAGTTTTGGATGACCTGTTCAATCTGTTCTTTTGCATTTTTTGCACATGATTCCAGAACATACCAATAATTTACAAGAACATATCCATCTTCGGGTACGCCGATACAGGTTTCACGGCCTCCCCAAGACCCCATATTCTTTTGAAACAACCTTAGTGAAATAATAGGAAGGACAGCATCATATCTTTCCTTTTCATTATCGGATGCACTGGTATGTAGTTCCAAATCGATGTTTACAATTTTTTCGAAAGTATCCATGTCAATAAATTTGTTTCTTCGAAACTAACATGGTTTTTCTTAAAAATATGGGGCAATTGATGAATGCCCCTTTTCAATTGATAGATGGGAGCATTGCTAGAGAAAATGGTGCAATTCAAACAAAATCGCTGCCGTAGCAATAAGCGGTCGCCATCAGAATAAAATGTTTGCAGTTTTTTATCAAGATGGCAACATTATTCTATTTGCGCTAAAGCCAATATTTGCAAACGCTATGCCTGGTCTTGGCCTTCCAATTCCCTCGCAATCCAAGAAAAACTGTCCTGAACGGTGGAAAAAACTTGTTCCACCGGAACCAAATCGGGGATGATGTCAATATTTTCAATGAGTTGTTTGGGCTGTTCTCTCAACCCTGTGAAAACCGTTTTTATATTTTTCTTGGACAAGTCGAATATGATGGTCTCCAGGGCGTAAACACCAGACTGGTCTATATGTGGAACCCGGTCCATACGGATGACCAGTACTTTTATATGCTCATCAATATTTTTTACCTGATCCTGAAAGTAGGACGTAAAACCAAAAAACAACGGGCCATTCAAATGTTTGATAAATACTTTGTCCTTATATTTCTCGTAGAAATTCTCTTCATCGACCCAAGGTCTTTCACCATCAAAACCCGCAAGTGTGCCAACTTCCATGCCTTTTTCCCCAATATCGCTGGCGCGTTTCATAAACAACAAGGCCGCCAAGGTTACCCCGACACCAACTGCTTGGATCAAACTGCCAAATGTGGTCCACAATAAAACAATGATCAGCACCACAGAATCTGCCTTGGGCATTATTTTTATATGTTTAAGGCCACGTGTATCGATAATTTTAAACCCAATCGGAATAAGTATTCCCGCAAGCACAGCCAAGGGAATATATGCTGCGAGCGAACTTAATCCCAATAAAACCGCCAAAAGAAATGTGCCGTGCAAGGCTCCTGAAAGCCTTGTTTTACCTCCATTGTTGATGTTTACCACGGTACCCTTTGTTGCGCCCGCACCGGGTATGCCGCCAACCAAGGCCGCCACCATGTTACCAATGCCTTGGCCTATTAGCTCGCGATTGCTGTTGTGCTTGGTTTTGGTCATGTTATCCGCAATTACCGAGGTCAACAGCGAGTCAATGGAACCCAAAACTGCCAAGACCATTCCATATTCCAAAACCATAAAATAGGCTTCGCTATCAATGCTGAAAAGACCATCTATTTGCAATGATGGCAAACCCGATGGAATTTCGCCAATAATAGGAACGGCCCAATTTATAAAATAGGAAAAGATGGAAACTGCAATCAAGGCCACAAGTGCACTGGGTATGGTTTTATTGATTTTTGGAAACACGTAATAAATAATCACCGTCATTGCGCCCAGCACCAAGGCCTGCCAATTAAACTCCGAAAACAATCTCGGTAAATCCGACATTACCTTTATAGTGGATTTTGCCGAATCCAATCCTACGAACGGGAATATTTGCAGGATAATGATGATAAGTCCCACGCCACTCATAAAGCCTGAAATTACAGGGTAGGGAAAATATTTGATGTATCCGGCGATATTGATAAGCCCGAAAATTATCTGTAGCACACCGCCCAATAAAAAACTCAATATAATAATCCCCATGGCATTTTCCAGACTGCCCGTCAAGTCAACGGCGCTGGCCACCAAGGCTGCCGAAACCACCGTCATTGGTCCCGTAGGGCCACTGGCCTGGGTTTTTGTACCTCCAAACAAGGCGGCAAGGATACCAATCGCAATTGCACCATATAAACCTGAAATTGCACCAAGGCCAGATTGTACACCAAAGGCCAATGCCAACGGTAGTGCAACGATTCCTGCCACCAGTCCGCCTGTAATATCTCCTTTTAAGTATTTTGTGTCGTAAAATTTTGCCATGATCGGAAAGGTTCTATTGTAAGATTAATATTCACCGAAAATAACAAATTTCAAAACCAAACCTTGTCCATGTCGTTTTTATCTTAACCCCAACACATTCATTTTTAATTTAATGAACATGAAAATGCGTCTTGGCCACAGGCTTATACCCTTTTGTTTATGTTCTTAAAAACTTTCTGATTTAAGGCGATTCTAAAACTATATACTTTGAAATCCCTGAAGGAATGATTTTCAGACCAGCTGAAAAACCATGTGTTATCTAAAAAGAATCGCTACCGCACCAATAGCGGTTACAATCAAAATAAAGCGTTTGTAATTTTTCTCGTTGATTTTCTTCACCAAGAAGACACCCAAAATCAAACCGACAATAATAGCAGGAAGCAATCTTAGGTTGATCAACAGACTTTGGACGGTAATCGTTTTCCAAATAAAAACATGGAACGGCAATTTGAATAGATTGGTAATGAAGAACAACCAGGCCGCCGTGCCCACAAATTCGTTCTTGGGCAATCGCATCGCCAAAAAGAAAATATTGGTAAATGCGCCGGCCAAATTTCCGATCATGGTACAGATGCCCGCCAAAACACCCATGGAACCGGAGAAGACCCAGTGGGTAGGTACGGTCTGGGATTTTCTTCTGTCCCACCAGATCAGCATTGCCAAACTAATGAATATTACGATCACCATTCCCCATTTAAATTCACGCTCGGGAAGGTCCTTACCGACCAAAACCCCGATGAGGATGCCCAAAATCATCCATGGAATAAACTTAAAAATGTATTTCCATTGGGCATGCCGGTTGTAATAGACCACCGCAAAAATATCCCCAACAATCAGCAGCGGAATAAAAAGCCCCGTTGAAGCTCTTGAGCCAAAGGCCAAGGCCATAAGGGTCACATTAAAAATGGACATGCCCTTGAGCCCTGCTTTGGAGACTCCCATTAAAAAAGCGGCGGTAGCTGCCATGGTCCAAGCGGCAACAGAAATATCCGAGAAAGTTGAAAGAAACATGAGGATTTTTTTGCAGGTTCACAAAAGTAACCCAAAAAAACTATCTTTAACTCCAGCCAAACTAAACAAATGAAACTTGAACTTTTAGATTACATCATCATTTTTGGATTTTTTGCCTTGGTCCTTTTCATTGGGATATATGTTTCCAAAAAATCCGGACAAAATTCAACAGAATACTTTTTATCCGGTAGAAGCATGCCGTGGTGGCTTTTGGGATTGTCCATGGTCGCGACCACTTTTTCCACCGATACGCCCAACTTGGTAACCGATTTGGTCCGCTCCAATGGAGTTTCCGGAAACTGGGGCTGGTGGTGCTTTTTGCTGACAGGGATGTTGACCGTTTTTGTGTATGCCAAACTCTGGAGAAAGTCCAATGTAAAAACAGATCTGGAATTTTATGAACTAAGATACGGAGGGAAGGCAGCAAGCTTTTTGAGAAAGTTCAGGGCCATTTATCTTGGGGTATTGTTCAATGTGATTACCATGGCCTCCGTTACTTTGGCCGCCATAAAGATAGGTGGCGTTATGTTGGGGCTGGAGCCTTGGGTAACCGTGGTAAGTGCAGGCCTGATCACTGTTGTTTTTAGTGCCCTTGGTGGTTTTAAAGGCGTTGTCTATAGTGATTTTTTCCTGTTTTTTATGGCAATGGCCGGAGCAATAGGAGCTGCCTATTATCTGGTCAATTTACCCGAAGTGGGCGGATTGCAAGCTGTTTTGGAGAATGAAAACGTAAAAGATAAATTGAGCATACTACCCGATTTTAGCGATAAAAGAGCTTTGATCACCGCACTGATCATACCGTTGGCGGTACAATGGTGGAGTTCGTGGTACCCCGGAGGGGAACCCGGTGGCGGAGGTTATATCGCACAACGAATGTTGGCGGCAAAAAATGAGAACCATGCTATAGGAGCCACCTTCTTCTTTAATATTATGCACTACGCCTTAAGGCCTTGGCCATGGATTCTAGTCGCTTTGGCATCTTTGGTGGTGTACCCGGACATAGCGAGCATACACGAAGCCTTCCCCAATGTAACGGAAGATAAGTTGGGACATGACCTTGCCTATTCCGCCATGATGACAAAATTGCCAACAGGACTATTAGGTGTAGTAATGGCCTCATTGGTCGCAGCCTATATGTCCACTATTTCTACGCAGTTGAACTGGGGCTCTTCCTATATAGTGTATGATTTTTATAAGCAACAAATAAATCCAGAGGCCACAGAAAAACAAATGGTAAATGTGGGACGGATTTCTACCGTACTGCTAATGGTGTTGAGCGCATTTTTGGCCCTGGCCCTACAGGATGCCATGGGAGTGTTCAACTTGCTTTTATCCTTTGGTGCTGGAACGGGACTCATCTTTATATTAAGGTGGTTCTGGTGGCGAATCAATGCGTGGAGCGAAATTACGGCCATGTTTTCTTCTGGAATCCTAGCCGTTTTATTGGAGACAACTCCCTTGAGAGGTTATTTGTTTGCACCTGAAACAGGAATTTTTCCAGAATGGGCCGATTTGCCATTTATAATGTTAGTGACGACAATTATATGGCTAACGGCCACATTTGTAACCCAACCAGAAAGCAAAGAGGTGCTTCGAAGCTTCTATCTAAAAATTCAACCGGGAGGTCCGGGTTGGGCAAAAGTTGTAGATGAAGCCGAAGCGGAAAATGTGGAAATTGTCAAGACCAACGAAAAGTGGAGCGTACCATCAGGAATTAAAGCGATGCTGTCCGGTGTGGTGTTGATCTACTCCATCATGTTCGCCACAGGATATTGGATTTATGGAAAATATCAACTGGCCATCATTCTTACCATTGTGGTAGCCGTGTCCGCTTTTGTACTATTAAAGGTATGGCAAGGAATGAAGAATGTGTTCTAGGGAACAGGTTAATCTCTTAATTCCAATAATCTGGAAACATATTTTCCAATAACATCAAACTCCAAGTTGATGGTATCGCCTACTTTATAGGTATGGAAACGCGTGTGTTCGTGGGTATAAGGAATAATGGCTACACTAAAACTGTCCTTTTTGGAATCCACAACGGTCAAGCTAACACCATCAACCGTGATGGAACCTTTTTCGATGGTGACATTATTCAGCTTGGGGTCGTATGCAAATGTGTAGACCCAACTCCCATCTTTCTCTTCAACGGATTTGCAGGTAGCCGTTTGGTCCACATGCCCTTGCACGATATGTCCGTCCAAACGGGCACCCATCAACATGGCTCGTTCCAAGTTCACCACTTCACCCACCTTCAATTCTCCCAAATTGGTTTTGCTCAAGGTTTCTTCAATGGCAGTCACGGTATACTTATCGGCATCAATGGAAACCACGGTAAGGCATACCCCATTGTGCGAAACACTCTGGTCTATTTTTAATTCAGAAGTAATTGTAGAGGATACGGTAATGTGAAGATTTCCTCCCTCTTTTTCCAGCTTTTCAACTTTCCCCAAAGTCTCTATGATTCCTGTGAACATGTGTCTTATTAATTGACTAGTTTTGTAATGCAAAAGTAGCCATATCGGCATTCATTTTATGAAGGAAAATCAAAAAATACGATTGGGGATCTCCATAGGGGACATTAACGGAATTGGGTGCGAAGTAGCACTCAAAACATTTGAAGATGCAAGAATGTTGGACTTTTGCACACCTGTACTATTTGCATCCAACAAGATTGTTTCACAACAGATCAAAGATTTTGGGCTGGACATCAAGTTCAATGGCGTCCGGGATGCCGAGCAGGCCTTGGAAGGGAAAGTCAATATTGTCAATGTTGGGAAAGATGCCCCCAACGTGGAATACGGCCAGGCCACAAAGGAGGCCGGTGAATTCGCCATTAGATCCCTGAGGTTTGCAGTAAATGCCCTAAAAGAGAATAAAATCGATGTTTTGGTCACGGCACCCATCAACAAAAACAATATACAATCCGAGGATTTTAAGTTTCCAGGGCATACCGATTTTCTGGCCCAAGAACTCAAGGGGGAAAGCCTTATGTTTATGGTTACAGATGAGTTAAGGGTGGGTTTGCTCACCGATCATATTGCCGTAAAGGATGTGGCCAAGGCCATAACCCCAAAACTTATCCGTAACAAGGTCGCCACCATGGAAGAATCCCTAAAAATGGATTTTGGCATCCGCAAGCCCAAAATTGCTTTGTTGGGCATTAATCCGCACAGCGGGGACAACGGCACCATTGGGGAAGAGGACGATAAAATTTTGAAACCGACCATACAAGAGTTGTTCAACAAAGGGACCTTGGTCTACGGGCCCTATTCGGCCGACAGCTTTTTTGGTTCGGATAACCATAAAAATTTCGATGCCATACTAGCGGCATACCACGATCAAGGATTGATTCCGTTCAAGACCCTTTCCTTTGGCAAGGGCGTGAATTACACCGCGGGGCTGGACAAAGTCCGAACCTCTCCCGATCACGGTACCGCCTACGAAATTGCAGGTAAGGGCAAAGCAGATGAAAGCTCTTTTAAAGAAGCGGTTTTTACTGCCATTCAGGTATTTAAAAACAGGACCGAGTATCTAAAACTTACCGAAAACCCCCTGAAAAAGCAGAAAATTAGGCGCGGAGGGTAAAAAATTATATTCATTTTGGATATTTGTTGTGGCAAGAATTGCAGTTTTGTAAATTAGTAGTATCTTTGCACCCGCCTTTAAAGGCTGGTACACAAACCTTAAGTGTAGAAATGATGAAGCTGAAAGAGTTTAATATCCCTTTTTCAGGTCTGAAGTTGGGAAAACATAACTTTGTGTACGAAATTGATGATGCGTTCTTTGAATCTTTTGACTACCAAGAATTTAACGGAGCTTCCGTAAAAATTGATGCCGTTTTAGATAAAATGAGCACCATGATGGAACTTCAGATCGAAGCGGAGGGAACCATAAATGTGGATTGTGATTTGACGGGCGAACCTTTTGACCAGCCTATCGATTCCAATTTAAAACTAGTCGTCAAATTTGGCGATGAGTATAATGATGAGGATGACGAAATATTGATCATTCCACATGGCGAGCACCAATTCAATATTGCACAGTACATATACGAAATGTTGGTACTGGCCGTCCCACAGAAAAGGGTTCATCCCGGAGTGGAAGATGGCACATTGCAATCCGAAATCTTGGACAAGCTCGAAGAGCTACAGCCAAAAGAGAATACAAAACCATCAGAAGACACAGACCCCAGGTGGGACGATTTAAAAAAGTTACTAACGGATAAATAGGTTTATAATGGCACATCCTAAAAGAAAAATATCAAAAACCAGAAGGGACAAAAGAAGAACCCACTACAAAGCAGTTGCGCCAACAATTGCCAAGGACTCAACAACAGGTGAAATGCACTTGTTCCACAGAGCTCACTGGCACGAAGGCAAATTGTACTATAGAGGTCAGGTTTTGATTGACAAAACAGAAGAGGAAACAGCGGCATAAACGCAAACACCTTAAAACAAAGCAACTCCCGTTCAATTAATAACGGGAGTTTTTTTATGGGCCCACGTTAACACCCAAAAACGATTAAATTTGCCCATAAAGTCATATAAAATGACTAATTTTCACCGCTTTTGGGTCAAATTTGATTCTTTTTGACAATAAAGAGAGGCTAAAATGAAGAAAACAACGGCAGCAATAACAGCTGTAGGAGGATATGTTCCCGATTTTGTACTTTCCAATAAAGTACTGGAAACCATGGTAGATACCAACGATGAATGGATAACTACCCGAACCGGAATCAAGGAACGTAGGATCTTAAAAGAAGAGAACGCGGGAACATCTTTTATGGCAATCAGGGCCGCAAAAGACCTGCTTCAAAAAAGAGGCATTGAAGCTTCCGAAATAGATTTTGTACTTGTAGCGACCGCAACCCCCGATTTGCCCGTAGCATCCACCGCTGCATATGTGGCTTCGGAAATTGGTGCGGTGAACGCTTTCGCCTACGACTTGCAGGCTGCCTGCTCCAGCTTTTTGTACGGGATGTCCACCGCAGCCAGCTATATAGAGTCCGGCAGATATAAAAAAGTATTGGTCATTGGGGCAGATAAAATGTCGTCCATCATAGATTATACGGATAGAACCACATGTATTATTTTTGGTGACGGGGCCGGCGCGGTTCTTTTTGAGCCCAATGAAGAAGGGTTGGGACTTCAGGATGAATATCTCCGCTCCGACGGTATTGGCCGACAATTTTTAAAAATCGATGCAGGCGGATCTATTCTGCCCGCTTCCGAGGAAACCGTGAAGAACAAACAACATTATGTTTATCAAGATGGTAAATCCGTTTTTAAATTTGCGGTATCCAATATGGCAGATGTATCGGCACTGATCATGGAACGGAACAACTTGACGAAGGATGATGTACAGTGGTTGGCGCCACACCAGGCCAACAAACGTATCATTGATGCCACCGCCAATAGAATGGGCGTGGAGGCGGATAAAGTATTGATCAATATAGACCGTTACGGAAATACGACCTCCGCAACACTGCCCTTGTTGTTGTACGACTTCGAGAAGCAGTTGAAAAAAGGAGACAACATAATTTTTGCCGCCTTTGGAGGTGGTTTTACATGGGGTTCCATTTATTTAAAATGGGCCTATAACTCATAATCACGCAACTAACAAATTATATTCCATGGACATTAAGGAAATTCAAAGTTTAATCAAGTTTGTCGCCAAATCAGGTGCCAGCGAGGTGAAGCTGGAAATGGAGGATATCAAAATCACCATTCGAACGGGAAGCGCCGGTTCAGGTTCGCCAGAAACCACAATTGTTCAACAGATTCCTGTGCCCCAAACGGCGGCAGCTCCTGCGGCCCAGGCACCGGCAGCAGCACAAGAAACCGCTGCACCAGCACCATCCGAACCTAAAAAAGCGGATGATGATTCAAAATACATTACCATTAAATCTCCTATCATAGGAACCTTTTATAGAAAGCCTTCGCCGGACAAACCGGCATTTGTGGAGGTAGGTAC from Flagellimonas oceani encodes the following:
- a CDS encoding ABC transporter ATP-binding protein is translated as MLKVQVDSFGYRDQTILKDISFEVAPGEHVALMGESGSGKSTLLKIIYGLLHVEEGSVFWDDMEALGPNFNLVPGEPYMKYLAQDFDLMPFISVEENVGQFLSVFERETHEERINELLDLIEMKPFAKTKVKYLSGGQQQRVALARVLAQEPEILLLDEPFGHIDNFKRNSLRRNLFLYLKKQGVTVLTASHDPSDVLPFAERTLILEQGQIIANENTQELYKRPPNYYTASLFGQVNKVPMKLLKSYSEIDRSILVYPHEFKFSDSSGLKVEVIHSFFKGSHHLNEGVADDGTVIFFNSNKKQEKGVTIFLNVSLETINRRLQVGQKTNT
- the arfB gene encoding alternative ribosome rescue aminoacyl-tRNA hydrolase ArfB — encoded protein: MDKKQIHRELQFKAMRSSGAGGQHVNKVSSKVELTFNIPASEGLSEREKQRIQLKLKSRLTNDGAIVLQCDEARSQHRNKDLVVKRFFEILKNALVVPKKRKPTKPTKSSKEKRLKSKKMTADKKASRKKPDLGK
- a CDS encoding sulfite exporter TauE/SafE family protein translates to MFLSTFSDISVAAWTMAATAAFLMGVSKAGLKGMSIFNVTLMALAFGSRASTGLFIPLLIVGDIFAVVYYNRHAQWKYIFKFIPWMILGILIGVLVGKDLPEREFKWGMVIVIFISLAMLIWWDRRKSQTVPTHWVFSGSMGVLAGICTMIGNLAGAFTNIFFLAMRLPKNEFVGTAAWLFFITNLFKLPFHVFIWKTITVQSLLINLRLLPAIIVGLILGVFLVKKINEKNYKRFILIVTAIGAVAILFR
- a CDS encoding SulP family inorganic anion transporter, which produces MAKFYDTKYLKGDITGGLVAGIVALPLALAFGVQSGLGAISGLYGAIAIGILAALFGGTKTQASGPTGPMTVVSAALVASAVDLTGSLENAMGIIILSFLLGGVLQIIFGLINIAGYIKYFPYPVISGFMSGVGLIIIILQIFPFVGLDSAKSTIKVMSDLPRLFSEFNWQALVLGAMTVIIYYVFPKINKTIPSALVALIAVSIFSYFINWAVPIIGEIPSGLPSLQIDGLFSIDSEAYFMVLEYGMVLAVLGSIDSLLTSVIADNMTKTKHNSNRELIGQGIGNMVAALVGGIPGAGATKGTVVNINNGGKTRLSGALHGTFLLAVLLGLSSLAAYIPLAVLAGILIPIGFKIIDTRGLKHIKIMPKADSVVLIIVLLWTTFGSLIQAVGVGVTLAALLFMKRASDIGEKGMEVGTLAGFDGERPWVDEENFYEKYKDKVFIKHLNGPLFFGFTSYFQDQVKNIDEHIKVLVIRMDRVPHIDQSGVYALETIIFDLSKKNIKTVFTGLREQPKQLIENIDIIPDLVPVEQVFSTVQDSFSWIARELEGQDQA
- a CDS encoding M14 family metallopeptidase — its product is MISKTANLKTLLLLAVMSLSCAAFSVAQNVPSPKDVLGFELGDDYKLADYSQIEDYLIKLDNASERVKMQEIGETVLGRKMYIVFVSTEENLRQLDKWKDISTKLARVQVDDDDAVRLSQEGKAIVWVDGGIHSTELAGTQVTPELAYTLATSESEEVKKIRENVITIIMPNMNPDGLDIVTDWYRKNLGTPYETSRPPILYHHYVGHDNNRDWFMNTMPETYHVTQILYNEWYPQIVFNHHQTSPSWTKISIPPYADPVNPKIHPAITASVSEVGSAMSKRFSMENMPGAIADNYYTMFWNGGARTVPYYHNMIGILTETGHASPTPRYYDPEKLPKTVAGGTPTDGTDIMYPDPWKGGESHFRDAVDYMLTATWATLDLAADRKSNYLYNIYKMGKSAVEKGKTGDLFAYIIDKEQWDSFEAVNLVNVLLRGGIEVEKATKDFTVNGKEYEEGSYVIYTAQAFRPYLLDLMEKQDYPTRFQYPGGPPDTPYDLAGWTLPLQMGIDVDKIAESFNAPTEKVTGLVKHYEGEVNRNGSFGYALSVNSNASVLATNKILKAGGTAYKSMAEFKAGKVTLPAGSYIVSGDKEMVESLADEYGLEFTGLSAKPEVQLKKIHLPKVGLYKSWVANMDEGWTRFVMDEYEFDMDTLHDADIKTKDLSQYDAIIIPSQRPGSILHGHSTMDMPEKFTGGIGLKGSVALSDYVENGGTLIAFDEASDFVIEQFGLPLRDAVAGADSNDFFIPGSLIKAGVDTSHPLAFGMKDTVAVSFNRSRAFAIDKQRKSGEGGKEDIKDAPTPEVEVIATYAAKDLLMSGWAMGEDRYIAKKPAMVKAKYGKGSAILFAFRPQFRAQPRGTYKLIFNAIYEGASE